In Paenibacillus algicola, a genomic segment contains:
- a CDS encoding VOC family protein → MIHFNGLHHVSLAVRSLDIARAFYSEKLMLQEIPRPPFNSTGVWYAVGDQQLHLLEHPGGDTLRERGIDTVDGHFAFWVKSHSDTKAWLEEQGIPYEARPDSVAGFAQIYVLDPDRNILEFGAPYGS, encoded by the coding sequence ATGATTCATTTCAACGGATTACATCATGTCAGCCTGGCCGTCCGAAGCTTGGACATCGCCAGGGCCTTTTATTCAGAGAAGCTGATGCTGCAGGAGATTCCCCGGCCTCCCTTTAATTCCACTGGAGTCTGGTATGCGGTCGGAGATCAGCAGCTGCATTTGCTGGAGCATCCAGGCGGAGATACATTAAGGGAGCGGGGGATTGATACGGTAGACGGCCATTTTGCATTCTGGGTCAAGAGTCACTCTGACACAAAAGCATGGCTGGAGGAGCAGGGCATCCCTTATGAAGCTCGGCCGGACAGTGTGGCCGGCTTTGCTCAGATTTATGTGCTGGATCCCGATCGGAACATTCTGGAGTTTGGTGCGCCTTACGGCTCATAG
- a CDS encoding beta-galactosidase, protein MKNNVIFLYDPAFPAAADSSLPAAAEGLQALGSVQDASTLSEALASAGEGSCFVNLHAPYFPKQAWPAILAYLKNGGGLLSIGGAPFKIPVRQERESWVCEPEQTAYHQQLHIHETLPVDSARVSRLISHQDISVFSGSDAWLPVEPTWNLVPHVTKCSDLPEQMGSAGPMDTRIYPLVKGIMDNGREVSAPVVLWENTGGPFIGSRWIFVNQPAGRGLWGEEGLKALGSWCDYAARGITELWIKPNYASFEAGERAQLTLQTQRLSKRLTAGEKESWTFRITVQHTEQSSQVWQHELTVEVSGQMDFIRIPVPMELIPGAYRVICSAAGPHGETRTLRQGFWRLDAELLSEGTPITCDRDYFIKDGRPLPVVGMTYMTSDVARKYLFLPNTDVWDRDMAQMKRAGINWIRTGLWTAYRNVMQVDGHASEEVMRSIDAFFLTAKKHDLQVTFTFFSFTPETWEGKNPYLDPRSVEAQKRFIRSIVSRHKNTKHVDWDLINEPSMFDPPRIFSDGPRSARDEFERQAYIEWLRERHGEIEVLQERWNMTPVQLPDFDNVVPPEAEEINFDVQDMHQAKKGTRWLDYALFSMDMHNRWAKELYDAIKDECPDHLVTVGQDEALGAQRPSPFFYAEAADYTTVHSWWLNDNLVWDGIFAKTPDKPNLIQETGIMYVETPEGRAKRSEAELRNILERKYAYAFSTGGAGAVQWIWNTNFYMDNANESHIGAVRADGTEKPEADVSYDFGVFMNGIRDLFKGRELEEGAVVFPYSNDFSNRKLAIEATTTATRVLAYELNMPFRAVGEYDLSSLRKQPVKWILLPSAHNLDDQAFAELVSIVEETGAVLLLTGPLSLDAYWRQVGRLENELGQAKMVNVRREEALEIGNTVYPVSYGSRKIAQVSKEVRSGGKLDQGLTGLHSVQMGTGRLIWCPLPVELNDRIEPVAALYSYMLKQACAKSELEWIHGGQMAGVYGTVLRFAEGSLYVFSSEQSFDVPVEVRDPRTGCTYFFNLETDRSVLFAVDQDGSLISVYRPAEVHVAVVKG, encoded by the coding sequence ATGAAGAATAACGTGATCTTTTTGTATGATCCCGCGTTTCCTGCCGCCGCTGACAGCAGTCTTCCTGCTGCAGCGGAAGGCTTGCAGGCGCTGGGCTCGGTGCAGGACGCTTCCACGCTGTCAGAGGCCCTGGCCTCTGCCGGGGAAGGCAGCTGCTTCGTCAATCTGCATGCGCCTTATTTCCCGAAGCAGGCCTGGCCTGCCATTCTTGCATATTTGAAAAATGGCGGCGGGCTGCTATCCATCGGCGGCGCACCGTTCAAAATTCCGGTCCGGCAAGAGCGTGAGAGCTGGGTCTGTGAGCCGGAGCAAACCGCTTATCATCAGCAGCTTCACATTCATGAAACCCTGCCGGTTGACAGTGCGCGTGTCTCGCGCTTGATCAGCCATCAGGATATTTCTGTTTTTAGCGGCAGTGACGCGTGGCTTCCGGTAGAGCCGACCTGGAATCTCGTCCCGCATGTCACGAAATGCAGTGATTTGCCGGAGCAGATGGGCTCGGCTGGACCGATGGATACCCGGATTTACCCGCTAGTTAAGGGAATCATGGACAATGGCAGAGAGGTATCGGCACCGGTCGTGCTGTGGGAGAATACGGGCGGTCCTTTTATCGGCAGCCGCTGGATTTTTGTAAATCAGCCGGCGGGCCGCGGTTTATGGGGAGAAGAAGGTCTGAAGGCGCTGGGCTCCTGGTGTGACTATGCAGCGCGAGGCATTACCGAGCTGTGGATCAAGCCGAACTACGCTTCCTTCGAAGCTGGAGAGCGGGCACAGCTGACGCTGCAAACGCAGCGGCTGTCCAAGCGTCTGACGGCAGGTGAAAAGGAATCCTGGACGTTCCGGATCACGGTTCAGCATACAGAGCAGTCATCTCAAGTATGGCAGCATGAGCTGACCGTCGAAGTGAGCGGCCAGATGGACTTTATCCGTATTCCTGTTCCGATGGAGCTGATACCGGGCGCCTACCGCGTCATTTGCAGCGCCGCCGGTCCTCACGGTGAAACGCGGACACTCCGTCAGGGCTTCTGGCGCTTGGATGCAGAGCTGCTGTCAGAGGGCACGCCGATCACCTGTGACCGGGACTACTTTATCAAAGACGGACGGCCGCTGCCGGTGGTGGGGATGACCTACATGACATCAGATGTGGCGCGTAAATATTTGTTCCTGCCTAATACGGATGTGTGGGACCGCGATATGGCCCAGATGAAGCGAGCCGGCATCAACTGGATCCGTACCGGCTTGTGGACGGCTTACCGCAATGTTATGCAGGTGGATGGACACGCGTCCGAGGAGGTCATGCGTTCCATTGACGCCTTCTTCCTGACTGCGAAAAAGCATGATCTGCAGGTGACCTTTACGTTCTTCTCCTTTACCCCGGAAACGTGGGAGGGCAAGAATCCTTACCTGGATCCCCGAAGCGTTGAGGCTCAGAAGCGCTTTATCCGCTCGATTGTATCGCGTCACAAGAACACCAAGCATGTAGACTGGGATCTGATCAACGAGCCGTCCATGTTTGATCCGCCGCGCATCTTCTCGGATGGTCCGCGTTCGGCCAGAGATGAATTTGAGCGCCAGGCTTACATTGAATGGCTGCGCGAGCGTCATGGTGAGATTGAGGTGCTGCAGGAGCGCTGGAATATGACTCCGGTGCAGCTGCCGGATTTCGACAATGTGGTTCCGCCGGAGGCGGAGGAGATTAATTTCGACGTTCAGGATATGCATCAGGCCAAGAAGGGAACACGCTGGCTGGATTACGCACTCTTTTCGATGGACATGCACAACCGCTGGGCCAAGGAGCTGTATGATGCGATCAAGGACGAGTGTCCGGATCATCTGGTCACGGTAGGACAGGATGAGGCGCTGGGCGCCCAGCGTCCATCTCCGTTCTTCTACGCCGAAGCCGCCGACTATACAACCGTGCATTCCTGGTGGCTGAACGATAATCTGGTGTGGGATGGGATCTTCGCCAAAACGCCGGATAAGCCGAATCTCATTCAGGAAACCGGCATCATGTATGTGGAGACTCCGGAAGGCCGCGCAAAGCGCAGTGAGGCAGAGCTGCGAAACATACTGGAGCGTAAATATGCCTATGCCTTCTCAACCGGCGGTGCCGGAGCGGTGCAATGGATCTGGAATACGAATTTCTATATGGATAATGCGAATGAATCCCACATTGGGGCGGTTCGCGCGGACGGAACGGAGAAGCCGGAGGCCGATGTATCCTATGACTTCGGAGTCTTTATGAATGGCATCCGGGATCTGTTCAAGGGTCGCGAGCTGGAGGAGGGCGCTGTCGTCTTCCCATACTCCAATGATTTCTCCAACCGGAAGCTGGCCATAGAGGCAACCACCACGGCTACGCGCGTTCTGGCTTATGAGCTGAACATGCCTTTCCGCGCCGTGGGCGAATATGATCTCAGCTCGCTGCGGAAGCAGCCGGTCAAATGGATCCTGCTGCCGAGCGCTCATAACCTGGATGACCAGGCCTTTGCAGAGCTGGTGTCGATCGTGGAAGAGACCGGAGCTGTACTTCTCCTGACAGGACCGCTTAGCCTCGATGCTTACTGGCGTCAGGTCGGTCGCCTTGAGAATGAGCTGGGCCAAGCTAAAATGGTGAATGTCCGCCGCGAGGAAGCTCTTGAAATTGGAAACACCGTTTACCCGGTGTCCTACGGCAGCCGCAAAATCGCTCAGGTCAGCAAGGAAGTCCGCAGTGGGGGTAAGCTTGATCAGGGGCTTACGGGTCTGCACAGTGTTCAGATGGGGACCGGTCGCCTGATCTGGTGTCCGCTGCCTGTGGAGCTGAATGATCGCATAGAGCCGGTGGCGGCTCTGTACAGCTATATGCTGAAGCAGGCTTGCGCCAAGTCCGAGCTGGAGTGGATTCATGGCGGTCAGATGGCCGGTGTATATGGAACCGTGCTGCGTTTTGCCGAGGGCTCGCTGTATGTGTTCAGCTCAGAGCAGTCGTTTGATGTTCCGGTGGAGGTTCGCGATCCCCGAACAGGCTGCACCTATTTCTTCAATCTGGAAACCGATCGCAGCGTATTGTTTGCCGTGGATCAGGACGGAAGCCTGATATCCGTGTACCGCCCGGCAGAAGTTCATGTTGCGGTCGTTAAAGGCTAA
- a CDS encoding MBL fold metallo-hydrolase, translating to MTLKLQMLGTGSAFSRKYFNNNALIFDENFTLMVDCGVTAPTALHQLGRSWDSIDAVLITHTHADHVGGLEELAFQMKMRYQRKIPLYLAEPLAGPLWEHTLKGGLYQEKYIESLEDVFTVIPLPVGTPADLSPGITVELIHTRHIPGRDSYSLYLNGRVFYSADMTFDPQLLHQLVTERRCDTILHECQLEGEGQVHTTLSELLSLPEELQSNIHLMHYADNMEQFRNSTGPMKFLEQHRVYEL from the coding sequence TTGACCTTGAAATTGCAAATGCTAGGTACCGGCAGCGCTTTTTCCCGAAAGTATTTCAACAATAATGCATTGATCTTTGATGAGAACTTTACACTCATGGTCGACTGCGGCGTCACCGCACCTACGGCCCTCCATCAGCTGGGACGCTCCTGGGACTCTATTGATGCCGTGCTAATCACGCACACCCACGCCGATCATGTAGGAGGACTGGAGGAGCTCGCGTTCCAGATGAAAATGAGATACCAGCGTAAAATCCCGCTGTACCTTGCAGAGCCTCTGGCAGGCCCGCTGTGGGAACACACCCTGAAAGGCGGTCTGTACCAGGAAAAATATATTGAATCGCTGGAGGATGTGTTCACCGTCATTCCGCTGCCGGTAGGGACCCCTGCCGATCTCTCGCCCGGCATCACCGTGGAGCTGATTCATACCCGGCATATCCCCGGAAGGGACAGCTATTCCTTGTATCTCAATGGCCGCGTCTTTTACAGTGCCGATATGACCTTTGATCCCCAGCTGCTGCACCAGCTGGTCACGGAGCGCCGCTGCGATACGATTCTGCACGAGTGTCAGCTGGAGGGAGAAGGACAGGTGCATACCACGCTTTCCGAGCTGCTGAGCCTGCCGGAGGAGCTGCAGTCCAACATCCATCTCATGCATTATGCCGACAACATGGAGCAGTTCCGCAACTCCACCGGCCCGATGAAGTTTCTGGAGCAGCACCGCGTGTATGAGCTGTAG
- a CDS encoding DUF1292 domain-containing protein yields the protein MSDHTHGHDHDHDQDAEEFVLTLTDEQGKEMEMVLVETFDVGEKLYALLLERNNPGADGVILRMEEEDEEMVLYNIEDEDEWNAVEEAYNELVAAQE from the coding sequence ATGAGTGATCACACACATGGACATGACCATGATCATGACCAAGACGCCGAGGAATTCGTACTGACCTTGACCGATGAACAGGGCAAGGAAATGGAAATGGTTCTGGTGGAAACGTTCGACGTGGGCGAGAAGCTGTACGCTCTTCTGCTGGAGCGCAACAATCCGGGAGCAGACGGCGTGATCCTGCGTATGGAAGAAGAGGACGAGGAAATGGTTCTCTATAACATTGAAGATGAAGACGAATGGAACGCGGTAGAAGAGGCTTATAACGAGCTCGTTGCCGCTCAGGAATAG
- a CDS encoding alpha-mannosidase: MTQSRKAHIISHTHWDREWYLPYEKHHVRLIELMDTLLETMEKEPEYRYFFLDGQTIILDDYLQVRPEKKEQLDQLIHDGRIQIGPWYILQDAFLTSSEANVRNMQIGHEDAAKYGTVSKIGYFPDTFGLAGQTPQLMVQSGIDNAFFGRGVKPTGFNNTVSDGGYESSFSELTWQGPDGSKVLGILFANWYSNGNEVPADEEEAKAYWERKLADAEKYASTGQLLYMNGCDHQPIQTDLPEAIQTAGKLYHDTEFVHSTFDQYLDELRQHLGQELSTVEGELRSQRTDGWGTLVNTASARVYLKQMNQTGQSMLEKVAEPLASMASLAGQEYPHHLFTYAWKTLMQNHPHDSICGCSVDEVHREMVTRFEKSRHVAENIADDSKAAIANVIDTSAFSQWGEGAVPFVVFNTTGWKRTGTVTVTLDAERLYFRDGYSLKETAERMKQVDLSGMTVVDEQGRPVLFTLEDLGLQFGYDLPDDRFRQPYMCRRVKVTLYAANVPALGYQTLALVKGAAASSHDSSLFRSDRIMENDALKVELNADGSFTLTDKLSGQVYRDQGIFENTGDIGNEYMFKQPEGEEALSTKGLEAQITVVEDSPFRASLQVMHEWDIPVSADDKLLQEQIELIYYPERKAQRASETITLKLKTVITLERDAKGVQMSVTFNNQSKDHRLRVWFPTDLQTAVHRADSMFEVAERSNEPAAEWENPSNTAHQQAFVDVSGESAGLTVANLGLNEYEVLRDGRNTIAVTLLRAVGELGDWGYFPTPEAQCIGESTVHLEVIPHQGSGIQDGAFAQAYQFQVPWAAVQTGVHEGKLPASYSMFTWEHPQLAFSSLKMNRDSGDWMLRWFNLGGEAAELELGTALAEAAAYKTTILEQKQEEQQVFSSTQPLQLTVKPYEIVTVGVQASSK; the protein is encoded by the coding sequence ATGACGCAGTCCAGAAAAGCACATATTATTTCGCATACCCACTGGGACAGAGAGTGGTACTTGCCTTATGAGAAGCATCACGTTCGTCTGATCGAGCTGATGGATACCCTGCTGGAGACCATGGAAAAGGAACCGGAATACCGGTACTTTTTCCTGGACGGCCAGACGATTATTCTGGATGACTACCTGCAGGTGCGGCCGGAGAAAAAAGAGCAGCTGGATCAGCTCATTCATGACGGCCGCATTCAGATCGGTCCATGGTATATTTTGCAGGATGCATTTCTGACAAGCAGTGAAGCGAACGTGCGGAATATGCAGATTGGCCATGAGGATGCGGCTAAATACGGTACAGTGTCCAAAATCGGATACTTTCCAGATACCTTCGGCTTAGCCGGCCAAACGCCGCAGCTGATGGTGCAGTCCGGCATCGACAACGCGTTCTTCGGGCGCGGCGTCAAGCCTACCGGATTCAATAATACCGTATCGGACGGCGGCTATGAATCCTCCTTCTCCGAGCTGACCTGGCAGGGTCCGGACGGCTCGAAGGTACTCGGAATTCTGTTTGCCAACTGGTACAGCAACGGTAATGAGGTGCCGGCAGATGAAGAGGAAGCGAAGGCTTACTGGGAAAGAAAGCTGGCAGATGCGGAGAAATATGCATCGACGGGTCAGCTGCTATACATGAACGGCTGTGACCATCAGCCGATCCAGACCGATCTGCCGGAAGCGATCCAGACGGCGGGCAAGCTGTATCATGATACGGAATTTGTACACTCTACCTTTGATCAGTATCTGGATGAGCTGCGGCAGCATCTGGGCCAAGAGCTGTCCACCGTAGAAGGCGAGCTGCGCAGCCAGCGTACCGACGGCTGGGGGACCTTGGTAAATACAGCCTCCGCCCGGGTATATCTGAAGCAGATGAACCAGACCGGACAGAGCATGCTGGAGAAGGTAGCGGAGCCGCTCGCTTCTATGGCAAGCCTGGCAGGACAAGAATATCCGCATCATCTGTTTACCTATGCGTGGAAGACACTGATGCAGAATCATCCGCATGACAGCATTTGCGGCTGCAGTGTCGATGAGGTGCACCGCGAGATGGTGACCCGCTTCGAGAAGAGCCGCCATGTAGCGGAGAATATCGCGGACGACAGCAAGGCCGCGATCGCGAACGTCATTGATACCTCGGCATTCTCCCAATGGGGTGAGGGCGCGGTGCCATTCGTCGTCTTTAACACCACAGGCTGGAAGAGAACCGGTACCGTGACGGTAACGCTGGATGCCGAGCGGCTCTATTTCCGCGATGGCTATTCTTTGAAGGAAACCGCAGAGCGCATGAAGCAGGTAGATCTTTCCGGGATGACGGTTGTGGACGAGCAAGGACGGCCGGTTCTCTTTACGCTGGAGGATCTGGGGCTGCAATTCGGCTATGATCTGCCGGATGACCGCTTCCGTCAGCCGTATATGTGCCGCCGGGTGAAGGTTACCCTTTACGCCGCCAATGTACCGGCACTGGGCTATCAAACGCTGGCGCTGGTCAAAGGCGCAGCCGCCTCGTCTCATGACAGCTCGCTATTCCGCAGCGACCGGATCATGGAGAATGATGCCTTGAAGGTCGAGCTGAATGCAGACGGCTCCTTTACCCTGACCGATAAGCTGAGTGGACAGGTATACCGTGATCAAGGGATATTTGAGAACACAGGCGACATTGGTAACGAATATATGTTCAAGCAGCCGGAAGGGGAAGAAGCTCTGAGTACAAAAGGGCTTGAAGCACAAATTACGGTCGTTGAGGATAGTCCGTTCCGTGCTTCCCTTCAAGTGATGCATGAGTGGGATATACCGGTATCGGCGGATGACAAGCTGCTGCAGGAGCAGATTGAGCTCATCTATTATCCGGAGCGGAAAGCACAGCGTGCAAGTGAGACCATTACGCTGAAGCTGAAGACGGTGATTACACTGGAGCGTGACGCTAAAGGCGTGCAAATGTCGGTTACCTTCAATAATCAGAGTAAGGATCATCGCTTGCGTGTGTGGTTCCCGACAGATCTGCAGACTGCGGTTCACCGGGCGGACTCTATGTTTGAGGTGGCGGAGCGCAGCAACGAGCCGGCAGCAGAGTGGGAGAATCCAAGCAATACAGCACATCAGCAGGCCTTCGTGGATGTCAGCGGTGAGAGTGCCGGCCTGACGGTAGCGAACCTGGGCCTTAACGAATATGAAGTGCTGCGGGACGGCCGCAATACGATTGCCGTTACGCTGCTTCGCGCCGTAGGCGAGCTGGGCGACTGGGGCTACTTCCCGACGCCGGAAGCTCAATGCATCGGGGAGTCCACCGTCCATCTGGAGGTCATTCCACATCAGGGCAGCGGCATTCAGGACGGTGCTTTTGCGCAGGCTTACCAGTTCCAGGTGCCATGGGCAGCGGTTCAGACCGGGGTCCATGAAGGAAAGCTGCCAGCCAGCTATTCCATGTTTACCTGGGAGCATCCGCAGCTGGCGTTCTCTTCCTTGAAGATGAACCGGGATTCCGGGGATTGGATGCTTCGCTGGTTCAACCTGGGCGGCGAAGCCGCAGAGCTGGAGCTTGGCACCGCGCTTGCAGAAGCTGCTGCGTACAAAACGACGATTTTGGAGCAGAAGCAGGAAGAGCAGCAGGTCTTCAGCAGCACACAGCCGCTGCAGCTGACGGTTAAGCCGTATGAGATTGTGACGGTTGGTGTTCAGGCTTCTTCGAAGTAA
- a CDS encoding GNAT family N-acetyltransferase: MAAEIINVSTEEELRAALTIRKEVFVEEQKVPEDLEIDEYDNLEAEAQHILIKYDGEFAAAGRVIRYNKDAAKMQRIAVRQKFRTQGLGRVLVLAMENAARELKLESSVLDAQCQAEGFYAKLGYTTTSTEPFDDAGIPHVRMVKEL, encoded by the coding sequence ATGGCAGCAGAAATCATTAATGTATCGACAGAGGAAGAGCTCAGGGCTGCGCTCACAATCCGCAAGGAAGTGTTCGTGGAGGAGCAGAAGGTTCCTGAGGACCTGGAGATTGATGAATACGACAACCTGGAGGCTGAAGCCCAGCATATCCTGATTAAATATGACGGGGAGTTTGCCGCAGCCGGACGCGTCATTCGTTACAACAAGGATGCAGCCAAAATGCAGCGAATTGCTGTACGGCAGAAATTCCGTACCCAGGGGCTCGGCCGGGTGCTCGTGCTGGCTATGGAAAATGCAGCGCGGGAGCTGAAGCTGGAATCCTCCGTACTGGATGCCCAGTGTCAAGCGGAAGGCTTCTATGCCAAGCTGGGCTATACTACCACCTCTACCGAGCCTTTCGATGATGCCGGAATTCCGCATGTACGCATGGTGAAGGAGCTATAG
- a CDS encoding glycoside hydrolase family 125 protein — translation MEQFRLPKIPMPTLELPQSIQDVLKEAEDKLSHRPKLLQLFKNTFPNTLETTTKLMEDGTTFVITGDIPAMWLRDSVEQVVHYIPFAKNDPDLQRILSGLIKRHMNYIMIDPYANAFNESANDWHWNTTDVTEMSPWVWERKFEIDSLCFSIRLAYLYWKETGLTDVFDAGFKQAMLKVIELFKVEQHHFEQSPYRFMRNNGIPEDSIRNGGLGMPVNYTGMVWSGFRSSDDACDFHYNIPGNMFAVVALRHMQEFAEWIFRDMALLADLKQLEAEIDHGIKLYGIYRHPEFGPIYAYETDGFGNYSLMDDAGTPGLMSIPYLGYVSADDPIYQNTRRFALSKENPFYFEGKVARGIGSPHTPPDYVWHMALSMQGITASTDEERLEMISMLEATDADTGYMHEGFHVDDPAVFTRKWFAWSNSLFSQLVYKAMKDGIL, via the coding sequence ATGGAACAATTCAGACTTCCCAAAATACCGATGCCGACACTGGAGCTTCCCCAGTCCATCCAGGATGTGCTAAAGGAAGCAGAGGACAAGCTTTCTCACCGTCCGAAGCTGCTGCAGCTGTTCAAGAACACTTTTCCTAATACGCTGGAGACGACGACAAAGCTGATGGAGGACGGAACAACCTTCGTGATTACCGGTGATATTCCGGCCATGTGGCTGCGGGATTCGGTAGAACAGGTCGTGCACTACATTCCGTTTGCGAAGAATGACCCTGATCTTCAGCGCATTCTGAGCGGACTGATCAAGCGGCACATGAATTACATTATGATTGATCCTTATGCGAATGCTTTTAACGAATCAGCCAATGACTGGCACTGGAATACGACAGATGTTACAGAAATGTCTCCTTGGGTCTGGGAGCGTAAATTTGAAATTGACTCCTTATGCTTCTCGATTCGTCTGGCATATCTGTACTGGAAGGAAACGGGCCTGACCGATGTGTTCGATGCCGGCTTCAAGCAGGCGATGCTAAAGGTGATCGAGCTGTTCAAGGTAGAGCAGCATCATTTCGAGCAGTCCCCGTACCGCTTTATGCGCAACAACGGCATTCCGGAGGATTCCATCCGCAATGGCGGTCTCGGCATGCCGGTGAACTATACGGGCATGGTCTGGTCCGGCTTCCGCTCCAGTGATGATGCCTGCGACTTCCATTACAACATTCCAGGCAATATGTTTGCTGTCGTTGCGCTGCGCCATATGCAGGAATTTGCAGAATGGATCTTCCGCGATATGGCGCTGCTGGCAGATCTGAAGCAGCTGGAAGCGGAGATTGACCACGGCATCAAGCTCTACGGCATTTATCGTCATCCGGAATTCGGTCCGATCTATGCTTACGAAACGGATGGCTTCGGCAACTACTCCCTGATGGATGATGCCGGGACGCCAGGTCTCATGTCTATTCCTTACCTGGGCTATGTGAGTGCTGATGATCCGATCTACCAGAACACGAGACGGTTCGCGCTGAGCAAGGAGAACCCGTTCTACTTCGAGGGTAAAGTGGCCAGAGGCATCGGAAGTCCGCACACGCCGCCGGATTATGTATGGCATATGGCACTCTCCATGCAGGGCATAACGGCATCGACCGACGAGGAAAGACTGGAGATGATCTCCATGCTGGAGGCTACAGACGCAGATACCGGGTACATGCATGAGGGCTTCCATGTCGATGATCCGGCTGTATTTACACGAAAATGGTTTGCCTGGTCGAACAGCCTGTTCTCCCAGCTCGTGTACAAAGCGATGAAGGATGGGATTCTATGA
- a CDS encoding copper amine oxidase — protein MGWKKITAAALVITLMSGSTLLFADSIQDKIRVLMNGRELKDGAYLIDNKIYVPLRDMNAASDWDKSAGKVQVVKPNVHIFLFKGDTAFGNVNRGKLKFNVFSQVDSVHDDVESVKVAIEDPSGSIKDIQSQSNLQGKDNFWFRTYDFTYDFDTVGKYSVGFYVKLTGSSGYEKVAEKIITVLK, from the coding sequence CTGGGTTGGAAAAAAATCACAGCCGCAGCTCTGGTCATCACGTTAATGAGCGGAAGCACGCTGTTGTTTGCAGATTCGATTCAGGACAAGATCCGGGTGTTGATGAACGGTCGGGAGCTGAAAGATGGTGCCTATCTGATTGATAATAAGATTTATGTGCCGCTGCGGGATATGAATGCAGCCTCAGACTGGGATAAAAGTGCCGGCAAGGTACAGGTCGTGAAGCCGAATGTACATATCTTTCTGTTCAAGGGAGATACGGCATTCGGGAACGTGAACCGGGGCAAATTAAAGTTTAACGTGTTCAGCCAGGTGGATTCCGTGCATGATGATGTGGAGTCCGTCAAGGTAGCGATTGAAGATCCTTCAGGCAGCATCAAGGATATTCAGTCTCAGAGCAACCTGCAGGGCAAGGATAATTTCTGGTTTCGAACCTATGACTTTACGTACGATTTCGATACCGTCGGCAAATATTCGGTAGGCTTCTATGTCAAGCTGACGGGAAGCTCGGGCTATGAAAAGGTTGCCGAAAAAATCATTACTGTGCTGAAATAA
- a CDS encoding L,D-transpeptidase encodes MLRLWYYSLIWALLLAAGVPGVSSGFAAAEAAEASAAPKLSSTYALHEQFILIEKSTNTLTYFEKGKAVKSFKVATGKKPSFTPEGLFLIHEKVKNRPYYKEKIKGGAPDNPLGARWLGLNVKINGKLSYAYAIHGTNSPSSIGTYSSAGCIRMHNEDVIWLYDTVKMNTPVLIR; translated from the coding sequence ATGCTACGGCTATGGTATTACAGTCTGATCTGGGCTCTGCTCCTGGCTGCAGGAGTACCCGGTGTTTCCAGCGGCTTCGCTGCAGCAGAGGCTGCAGAAGCGTCTGCTGCTCCGAAGCTAAGCAGTACTTATGCGCTGCACGAGCAGTTCATCCTGATCGAGAAATCGACCAACACACTGACGTACTTCGAAAAGGGAAAGGCGGTGAAAAGCTTTAAGGTCGCCACTGGAAAGAAGCCATCCTTCACCCCAGAGGGCTTGTTCTTGATTCACGAGAAGGTGAAGAACCGCCCCTACTACAAAGAGAAGATCAAGGGTGGAGCCCCTGACAATCCGCTCGGTGCGCGCTGGCTCGGCCTGAATGTCAAAATAAACGGCAAGCTCAGCTACGCCTACGCCATCCACGGCACGAACAGTCCCTCCTCCATCGGCACATATTCATCCGCAGGCTGTATTCGAATGCATAATGAAGATGTCATCTGGCTGTATGACACGGTGAAGATGAATACTCCTGTACTTATAAGATAA